In a genomic window of Streptomyces noursei ATCC 11455:
- a CDS encoding TetR/AcrR family transcriptional regulator encodes MAALEELSESGYAALTMERVANRARTGKAALYRRWPGRAELVMDACRLAGLASIEPPDTGALRSDVIDLMRQIAAKVASPLGGILRGLLAEMTRDPDFAKLVRESVHTVGPAALRGILERAAERGEIEPRILTSRRATVATDLLRNEFLLFGAPVADDVITEIVDDVYLPLILHPAPKRTDGT; translated from the coding sequence ATGGCGGCCCTGGAGGAGCTCAGCGAGTCCGGCTACGCCGCGCTGACGATGGAACGGGTGGCCAACCGGGCCCGCACCGGCAAGGCCGCCCTCTACCGACGCTGGCCCGGCCGCGCCGAACTGGTCATGGATGCCTGCAGGTTGGCCGGCCTCGCCTCGATCGAACCGCCCGACACCGGCGCCCTGCGCTCGGACGTGATCGACCTGATGCGGCAGATCGCCGCCAAGGTGGCCAGCCCGCTCGGCGGCATCCTGCGCGGCCTGTTGGCCGAGATGACCCGCGATCCCGACTTCGCCAAGCTGGTCCGGGAGAGCGTCCACACCGTCGGCCCGGCGGCCCTTCGCGGCATCCTGGAGCGGGCCGCCGAACGCGGCGAGATCGAACCCCGGATCCTCACGTCCCGGCGCGCCACGGTCGCCACCGACCTGCTGCGCAACGAGTTCCTGCTCTTCGGCGCGCCCGTGGCGGACGACGTCATCACCGAGATCGTCGACGACGTCTACCTACCGCTGATCCTGCACCCGGCCCCGAAGCGCACGGACGGAACTTAG